TGCAGATATAATAGAATATTTGGAAAAAGTGGGAAAATAAAAACTTAGGTTGAAATTAGGAGAAAAAGCTGATGGCAGCAGAAAAAATAAGAATATATGAGTTGGCAAAAAATTTAGAGCTTTCTAATAAGGAAGTGATGGATTTGCTTGACCAAAAATTAAAGATTACGGCAAAATCCCATGCAAGCACTATTAGCAAAGAAGATGCCGATAAACTTGCCTCTTTAATTACCAAAAAACCGTCTTCTCCCGTTCCTCAACCAAAAGTTATAAATCAACCTAAACCTGAATCCGAAACCACTAACAAACCTGATAATTCTTTAACACAAAAAGCAGAACCTCAACAACAAATATCAAAACCGGCAGAAACAGACCTTCAAAGACAAAAACCTCCGATGGGAAAACCTTACGGGGAAAGACCTGAAGAAAAACAAGAAGGAAGAGATTTTAACAGATTCCCGAGACCACAAGGTGATAGACCGCCAATGGGAGGAGGAAGACCGTTTCCTCCGAGACCACAGGGTGATAGACCGCCAATGGGAGGAGGAAGACCATATCCTCCGAGACCACAGGGTGATAGACCGCCAATGGGAGAAGGAAGACCATATCCTCCGAGACCACAAGGTGATAGACCGCCAATGGGAGAAGGAAGACCATATCCTCCGAGACCACAAGGTG
This sequence is a window from bacterium. Protein-coding genes within it:
- a CDS encoding translation initiation factor IF-2 N-terminal domain-containing protein produces the protein MAAEKIRIYELAKNLELSNKEVMDLLDQKLKITAKSHASTISKEDADKLASLITKKPSSPVPQPKVINQPKPESETTNKPDNSLTQKAEPQQQISKPAETDLQRQKPPMGKPYGERPEEKQEGRDFNRFPRPQGDRPPMGGGRPFPPRPQGDRPPMGGGRPYPPRPQGDRPPMGEGRPYPPRPQGDRPPMGEGRPYPPRPQG